GGCATCCACGCGGCGCCCGCGTAGAGGTTGCGCCGGGAGCCGAAGCCCTCTCCGGAGAGCATCAGCACCCGCTGGTTGTCGCTCAGGAGGAGCAGCCCTCCGGGCGACCCCAGCTCCAGCACCAGCCGGCGGCGCACGGCCTCGCGTTCGAACTCCAGCACCACCGCGCGGTGGGGCTCCAGGTAGCGCGCGCCCAGCAGCTTGAAGCCGGTGAGCTCCTGGCGCAGCCAGCGCTGGAAGGGGGCGGGTTCACCCGGCGTGGGGAAGCGGTCCTCCGCCACGGACAGGCGGGACAGCTCCCCTTCCGCGCACAGGCACAGGACCACCGATCTGCCGGGGACCCGCAGCTCCACGTACGCCAGGCGGGGCAGCGGGCACCACGCCTTCTGGGCCACCGCGCCCACCAGCCGGGACGCCACCTCCGCGACCACCTCTTCGAACTCCACCGGACGCAGCGACATGGCCCCTCCCGGAAGGGCGCGGGACGGGGGGACCCCAGCCCGCAAAAAGCAAAACGGCCCGGCGGGTTTCGCCGAGCCGTTCACTGGACGTCAACCGACGTCCATCATGACGCCGTACTTCAGGACTGGGGGGCTTCAGGAGCCGCCGGCGCCGTCTTGGCGCTCTTGCGCTTCGCGGGAGCCCGCTTGGCCGCCTTCTTCGCGGTCGTCTTCTTCGCGGCGCCCTTCTTGGCGGCCGCCTTGCGGGGAGCAGCGGCCGTCTTGCGGGCCGTCTTCTTCGTCGCGGCCTTCTTCGCCGTCGTCTTCTTCGCGGGCGCCTTCTTCGCGGTCTTCTTCTTCGCGGCCATCGGAATCCTCCGTTCAGAGTTGAGGCCCGCGGTGACGCGAGCCCTGCACCCACTTTGGACTGAACGTGAGTGCTTGAACTGAATGGTACGGGCGACATGCCAGTGTGTCAACGCATGGTGATGTATTGCAGTGCGCGGCGAGGCCGATTTCTAGGCGTCGGGCGCTTCCAACCGTTCGTGGCGGTCACTTCGGGGGGTGGAGCGCGTCGCGCGCGGAGGCCAATTTCCGGCTCCGGACGCATTTCGCGGGCCCGTGCTACAGGTCGGAGTGTCCGCTGCCGCGCATCCGCGCGCGGTCCTCGCGTCGCTTCCCGTCGTCGAAGCGGCGACCTACGGTGCGCGCCCGCATGCGAACCGCCCCGCTGACCTTCCCCGCGTCCTTCACCTTCGGCGTCGCCACGTCCGCGTACCAGGTGGAGGGCGGCATCGAGAACGACTGGTCCGACTGGGAGCGGCGGGGAAAGTTGAAGGAGCCCCACGTCCGCTGCGGGCGCGCGGTGGACCACTGGCACCGCTACGAGGAGGACTACGCCCTGGCGAAGGCGGTGGGGGCCACCGCGTTCCGCCTGTCGCTGGAGTGGGCGCGCATCGAGCCCGAGCGCGGCCGGTTCGACGGACAGGCGCTGGAGGGATACCGCGAGCGGCTCCTGCGCCTGGGCGCGCACGGCCTGCGGCCGGTGGTGACGCTGCATCACTTCACCCACCCCACGTGGTTCCACGCGGCCACGCCCTGGCACCTCCCGGAGAGCCTGGAGGCCTTCCGCCAGTACGTGCGCCGCTGCGCGCCCTTGTTGGAGGGGCTGGACGCGCTCGTCATCTCCTTCAACGAACCGATGGTGCTTTTGTTGGGCGGCTACCTCCAGGGCCTGATGCCGCCGGGCATCACGGATGGGGCGAAGACGATGGCGGCGCTCGGGAACCTGGTGCGCGCGCACGCCATCGCGCGCGAGGAGCTGGGTCAGCGCCTGGGCCGGGTGGAGCTGGGCATCTCCCAGAACATGCTGTCGTTCGCGCCGGACCGCTGGTGGCATCCGCTGGACCGCTCGCTGGTGAGGCTGGCGGCCCCGGCCTACAACCACGCCTTCCACGAGGCGCTGTCCACCGGCCACCTGCGCGTCTTCATGCCGGGCGTGGCCTCCACGGACGTGCGCATCCCGGAGGCGCGCGACTCGGTGGAGTTCGTGGGGGTCAACTACTACACGCGCGCGCACCTGCGCTTCATGCCGCGCCCGCCCTTCATGGACTTCAAGTACCGGGACCCCCAGCAGCGCGGGCTCACCGACATCGGCTGGGAGCAGCGCCCGGAGGGCTTCGGCCAGCTGCTCCAGGAGGTGAAGCGCTACGGCAAGCCGGTGTGGGTGACGGAGAACGGCATCGACGACCGTCAGGGGACGGTCCGGCCGGAATACATCCACGCGCACCTCAAGCAGGTGCTGGAGGCGCGCGCGACGGGCGTGGACGTCCAGGGCTACCTCTATTGGAGCCTGCTGGACAACTTCGAGTGGCTGGAGGGCTGGGGCCCGCGCTTCGGCCTGTACCACGTCGACTTCGACACGCTGGAGCGCCGCCCCACCCCGGCCTGCGACTACTTCCGCGCCGTGGCCACCGGCCGCGTGCTGGTGCCGCCGTCCGGGGCTTCAGGCTCCGGGGCTTCAAGCTCTGGCGACGCTCAGCCCAGCGCGGCCCGGTAGTCGACCTCCGGCTCCTCCAGAGGAGCCGTGGGGTCCGTGTCCGCGCCCGCGAAGAAGCGCCGGACGCTGTCCTCCACCGCCTGGGGCGAGTCCAGCTGGTTCACCTCCGAGCGGAAGTGGGCCGCGCCCTTCAGGCCGTGCGCGTACCACGCCAGGTGCCGGCGGAAGGAGCGCACCGCGCCCACGGGGTCCCCGAAGAACTCCGCGTGCGCCTGGGCGTGCTCCAGCACCAACTGGCAGCGCTCCTCCGGCGTGGCCGCGGGTCCGCCCGTCAGCTCGCGGAAGAGCCACGGGTTGCCCAGGGCGCCCCGGCCAATCATCACGAAGTCGCACCCGGTGGAGTCCAGCATCCGGTGGGCGTCCGCCACCGTCTTCACGTCCCCGTTGCCGATGATGGGCAGCTCCGGGAAGTGGCGCTTCAGGTCCGCGATGTGGGACCAGTCCGCCCGGCCCGAGTAGCCCTGGGCGCGCGTGCGCGGGTGGATGGCGAGCCCCGCGCAGCCGGCCTCCTGGAGGGCCTCCGCCACCTGGAGGTAGTTGAGCGTCTGGGCGTCCCAGCCCGAGCGGATCTTGCAGGTGACGGGCAGGCCGGTGGCGTCGCGGATGGCGCGGACGACGGCGGCGGCGCGGGGCACGTCGCACAGCAGGCCGCTGCCGGCGCCGTTGCGGACCACCTTCTTCACCGGGCAGCCCATGTTGATGTCGATGATTTGCGCCCCCGCCTCCTGGCCCACCTTCGCCGCCAGCGCCATGGCCTCTGGTTCGCCGCCAAAAATCTGCAGCGAGTAGGGCTTCTCCACCTGGGCGTCGTAGCGCAGGTACTTGAGCGTGCGCTGGTTCTGGCGCATCAGGCCCTGGGCGCTGACGAGCTCCGTGGGGCACAGGGCGGCGCCCAACCGGAAGGCGATGACGCGAAAGGGGCGCTCGCTCACCCCCGCCATGGGCGCGAGGATGTAGGGGTTGGGGAGCGTGTAGGGACCCAGCTTCGGCATGGCGGCGACACCCTATAGACCCGGCGGCCCGGGAACAGAAGCACACGCGAGGGGTGAGAACGGCCCTGCGCGGGTGGGGGTCAACGATTAAGGTCCCTTCCCATGTTCCGTTTCAGGCTCGGGAGCGTCCCCGTCCACGTCCACATGAGTCACCTGCTGTTCTCCGCGGTGCTCGCCTACCAGTCCCTGCCAGTGCCGGGCAGGGGTTCGAGTGCCGGGTGGCTGGGGGACCGGCTGTCCGACCCCGGCGCACCGGGCTACGGCGGCGCGGTGGCCGCCTACATCCTGTCGTGGATGTTCATCGTCTTCGTGTCCGTGCTCATCCATGAGCTGGGGCACGCGGTGGCCTTCCGCTACTTCGGCTACCAGCCGAGCGTGGACTTGGTCTTCATGGGCGGCGTCACCCGGCCCAACACGGACACGCCCCTGCCCTGGCACAAGGACGTGGTGAGCAGCTTCGCGGGCCCGCTGGCGGGGCTCACGCTGGGCGTCCTGTGCTGGGTGGTGCTGCTCCAGATTCGGGGCCGCTGGGAGATGGCGGACTTCTTCCTGAGCAACTTCTTCTTCGCGAACATGGTGTGGGCGGTGCTGAACCTGCTGCCCGTGCCCCCGCTGGATGGCGGCCACATCAGCACGGCGCTCGCCACGCGGATGTTCGGCCGCAGGGGCTTCATCGTGTCCCACGTCCTGGCCCTGGGCCTGTGCGTGGGCCTGGTGCTGCTCAGCATCAAGGCCGGGGCCCTGTTCATGGGCGTCCTCTTCGCCATGTTCGGCTTCCAGGCGTTCCGCGTGCTGGCGGACGTGATGCGCGCCCGCAGCGAGGACAAGGAGGCCGAAGGCCCGAAGGCCCTGGGGCTGCGCGAGGCCCAGCAGGCCCTGCGCGAGGACCGGCTGGACGACGCGTGGCGGCTGGGCCAGCAGCTGCTGGAGGGCGAGGGCCTGTCCGCAAGCCTCACCAGCCGGACGCACTACCTGCTGGGCTGGGTGGCGCTGAAGCAGGGCCAGGGCCGGCCCGCGCTGGACCACTTCTCCCAGGTGCAGGGCCAGCCGGTGGAGATGCACGCGGTGGCGGCGGCCTTCTCGCTGGTGGGCGACGACGCCCGGGCGGTGGGCTACTGGAAGCAGGCGTGGGGCGAGTCGCAGGACCGCACCGTGATGCACGAGTACGCGGGCGCGCTCATCCGCCTGGGTCAGGTGCAGGAGGCGCTGCGGCTGCCCGGCGTGGACCCGGCGGCCGCGTTCCGGTGCGCGGAGCGGGCGCTCTTCATCCGGGGCGCCTATTCGGAGGCCGCGGCGGTGGGCGAGGCCGCGCTGAACCACGCGAAGGACCCGGGCATCGCCTACGACGCGGCGTGCGCCTTCGCCCGCGCGGGCAATGGGACGGACGCGGTGCGCCTGCTCCAGCGCGCGCAGGCCCTGGGCTTCCAGGACGCGGACTACGCCGCGTCCGACGAGGACCTGGTGACCCTGCACGGCCAGCCCGCCTTTGAGGCCTGGCTGTCCCAGTTGCGGCCGTCCGCCGCGACCTGACCGACCTGACGACCTGCCCCCCGGGGGAGGCGCCCGGAGCGCGCGGATTGCCGTCCTTCGCGCCTCCGGGGCTAGAGTCCGCCCCCTCCCGTGAAGCCGCCCTCCCCCGCCGTGAAACCTTCCGACGCGCCCGTGCGTACCGGTGCCATGCCGGCAACGCCAGAGGGCGCCGGGGACTCGGATGAGGTGTTGATGGAGCGGTTCTGCCAGGGGGATGCGCCCGCGTTCGACGGGCTCTTCCAGCGCTACGCGCGCCCCATCCAGGGCTACCTGGCGCGCCTGACGGGCAGCCCCAGCGCCGCGGAGGACCTGGCCCAGCTCACGTTCCTGTCCCTGGTGCGTGCCCGTGGGCGCTACCAGCCGGGGGCACGCGTGCGGCCGTGGCTGTACGCCATCGCCACCAACGCCGCGCGGGACCATGCGCGCCGCCACCGCCGGCCGGAGGACCTGACGCCGGAGGGGGAATTGCCCCTCACCGCCGTGGCGGACACCCCGGAGCCCCGCGACGCGGGCCTGGAGCGCACCGTGCACCGCGCCCTGGAGCAGCTTCCGGAGGGCCAGCGGCTGCCCATCCTCATGCACCGCTTCGAAGGCATGGGCTTCGCGGAGATCGCCGAGGTCCTGGGCCTCACCGAGAGCGCGGTGAAGGTCCGCGCCCACCGGGGCTATGCGCGGCTGCGCGAGCTGCTGGCCCCCCTTCATCAGGAGACGGCGGAATGACGCCCGAATGCGAACGCGTCATGGACCACCTGGAGGGCCCGCTGCCGCCGGAGCTGGCCTCCCACGTGGCCGGCTGCGAGGACTGCCGCGCGCTGCTGGGCGGCTTCCAGGCCCTGGCGCCGCCCCCGGCCGTGCGGGCGCCCCCGGCCCTCCCCTTCAATGAAGTGAAGCTGGAGGAGACGCGGCGCAGGTCGCTGACGGAGCTGGCCGCGGCGCCCCGGCCCACGCCGTGGTGGAGGGACGTGCTGGTGCTGCTGGCCACCTACCTGGGCGTGGGCGCGGTGGGCCTCGCCGTGGTGGGCCGGAACGGGCTGCTGCTCAACTCCGCCCCTTCCCTTGAGGTCGCGGGCGTGGCGTTGCTCATCGTCACGGCCGTCGGCGGCGGGGCGATGCTGGGGCTCGCGCCCGCCCGACGGAGCTGGCCCCTGGGCTGGGTGGCGCTGGGGGCGGGCGTGGTGGCGCTGGCGCAGCTGCTGGGGCGCTCCGGCGCCCAGGTGCGGCCCCTCATCACCGGGGCCCTGGGGTGCATGGGCACGGAGGTGGCGCTGTCGGTGGTGCCGCTCGCGCTGGCGCTGGTGCTCCTGTGCCGCTCCGCCTACCAGCCCGTGCGGGCGCTGGCGGCGGGGCTGTCCTCGGCGGGCGTGGGCCTGCTGGTGCTGCATGTGCACTGCCCCGACGGCACCGCGGACCACCTGATGCTGAGCCACCTGCTGCCGTGGGTGGCCCTGGCGGGCGTGGCGGTGTTCATCCGCTCGCGCCTGCCGTCCCGCACCTACGCGCCCTGAGGTCCTCCAGGGCGCGAGGCCTGGGTGCTACTGGAGCCGCGACAGCGCTTCCTGCGGGAAGGCGCGCGCGTCCACCTTCGCGTGCCACTCCTTCACCCTGCCGTCCGGGCCAATGACGACGCCCACCCGGCGCGCGTTCGCGGCGGAGGCGTCATCCGCGGCCCCGTAGGCCAGCCCCACCTTGCGGTCCACGTCGCACAGCAGGGGGAAGTTGAAGTCGAACTTCTTCGCGAAGGCCTGGTTCTCCTCCGGCGTGTCGAAGCTGATGCCCAGGATGACCGTGCCCTTCTGCTCGTACTGGGCCTTGTGGTCGCGGAAGGAGCAGCCCTCGGCGGTGCAGCCCGGCGTGTCCGCCTTCGGGTAGAACCAGAGCACCACGTTCTTGCCCCGGTAGTCCGACAGGCTGTGCGCCTTGCCCGTGTGGTCCTTCACGGTGAACTCCGGCGCCACGTCTCCCTGCTTGAGCATGTGCGATGCCTCCTTGAGGTGGGGGAACGGCGCCGTCCTAGCATGCCGGGGGGCAGGCGGCCGGGCACCGCTCGGACGATGTGTGGGGTGGAGTGCAGGCGTCATCGTGGCGCTTGAATGGGCTTGAATTCCCCCCGGCGCCCCCGCTTAGTAGGGGCTCCAAATGAACAACAGTGACGAACCTCCGCCTGCTTCACCGCAGCGCGGCCCCGCGCTGGTGGCGTGGGCGAAGCAGGGCCTCTCCCGCCTCATCTACTTCCTGCTGGGTGCGTCCAACCGCATCCGCCTGCCGACGCCGTCGGTGCTGCCCATCGCGGGCGCGGTGGTGGGGCTGTACAGCGGCCTGGCCGCGGGCATCTTCTCCAACCTCATTGGCGTGATGAGCGGCATCACGTTCAGCGCCGCGGAGCTGGCGGCGACGCTGAAGCCGCAGCGCCTGCGCACGCTGATGGAGTCGCTGTCCTCCGCGCGCTGGCACCTGGAGTACGCGCTGGTGGGCGTGCCGCTGGCGCTGGGCGCGCTGCTGCTCGCGCGCGTCATCGAACCGGGGGGGCCGCGCGACGAGGTGAAGCGGCGCCTGCGGCTGCTGGCGCTGCTGACGCTGGGCGGCCTGTCGCTGTACTACCCGCTGGTGGGGCTGGCGGCCATCAACGCGGTGTTCGGCCACGCGCACAACCTGCCCGCGGCGCTGCCGCACCTGCCCTGGTGGCTGGTGCTGCTGGCGCCCACGCTGGGCGGGCTCGCGGTGGGCCGGCTGCTGCGCGACCGGCCGGAGACGCACGGCCACGGCCTGCCGGAGGTGGTGCGCGCGGTGAAGAGCGGCGCCAACGTGGTGCCGGCGGACCGGGGGCTGCTCAAGCTCATCGCGTCGGCCATCACCATCGGGAGCGGCGGCTCCGCGGGCCGCGAGGGCCCCATCGTCTATGGCGGCGCGGCGTTCGCCTCCAGCGTGGGGCGCGTGCTGGGCTTCAGCCGCCGGGAGCTGTCCATCCTGCTGGCATGCGGCGCGGGGGCGGGCATCTCCGCGTCCTTCAACGCGCCCATCGCGGGCGCGGTGTTCGCGATGGAGATCATCCTGCGCGAGTTCGAGCTGCGCGTCTTCTCCCCCATCATCCTGGCGAGCGTGGCGGGCACGCTGGTGAGCCGGGGCGTGCTGGATGAAGCGCCCATGCTCAACCGGGTCAACTACGAGCTGGTCAGCGGCGCGGAGGTGTTCGCCTACGCGGCGCTGGGCATCGCGTGCGGGCTGTTGGCGTTCGCGTTCGTGAAGATGCTGCACGGCGTGGAGCACTTCTTCCAGGGCGGCGGGGGCGGGAAGCTGTCCCCGTGGCTGGGCCGCAGGCCCCTGCCGGTGCGCGCGGCGCTGGGCGGCCTGGTGACGGGCGTGCTCGTGTTCCTGAGCCCCACGGTGTGGGGCAGCGGGCACGACTACATCAACCTGGCGGCGGCCGGCCAGCTGCCCTTCCTCTTCCTGGTGACGGCGTGCGTGCTGAAGCTCGTCGCCACGTCCATCACCATCGGTTCGGGCGGGTCCGGCGGCACGTTCTTCCCGGCCGCGCTCATTGGCGCCATGGCGGGCGGCGCGTTCGGCACGCTGGTGCACTACGTCTTCCCGCTGGCCACCGGGCCCAGCGGCGCGTACGCCATCGTGGGCATGGGCGGCGCGGTGGCGGCGCTCACGCGCGGCCCGCTCACCGGCATGATGATGCTGTACGAGCTGAGCGGCAGCCACGACATCATCCTGCCGCTGATGGTGACGTGCACCATCGCGTCCGCGCTGTGCCACTACCTCATCGAGCGCACCTCCACCAAGGTGGTGAGCGACGAGGACCTGCTCACGGGCACCCAGGTGCGCGCCCTGATGACGCAGGTGCCGGCGGTGCCCGCGGGCACGCCGCTGCGCGAGCTGACGGACCAGCTGCTCACGTCCGAGGCGGGCACGCTGCCGGTGCTGGACGCCCTGGGCAACCTCTACGGCACCGTGCAGGTGGAGCAGCTGCGCGAGGTGTGGCGGGACGAATCCATGTACCCGCTGCTCGTGGCCAGCGACCTGGCGCGCAAGCTGCCCGCGCTGGCGCCGGACACGGACCTGGCGCACGCCCTCCAGACGATGGACCAGGAGGACGTGGACGCGCTGCCGGTGGCGCCCGTGCTGGGGCTGGCCCCGTGCGGGCTGCTCACGCGGGCCGCGGTGCGCCGCTTCCTCTTCGCGCAGCACGCCCGTGAGCACGCCAGCGGCAACGCCCCCGTCAGCACCTCCGAAGCGACGCACTGAACCGGCGGCCGGGCCGGCCCTGCGTCGAAAGCGCGGGGCCTGTCAGGAATCCCGGGGAGCGGGCATCCTTGGGCGCCATGTCCGACACCGCCCTGTCCACGCTGCGCGCCGAGCTGACGTCCACCTCCCATGACGCCCGGGTGCGCCAGATGGTGGCGCTGGGACGGAGGGCCCGCACGGAGCCGCGGGACCAGGCGCTGCTGGACGCCCTGGCCCGGGGGGACGCCTTCGAGCGGCGCCTGGCCCTGGCGGCCCAGTTCACCCGGCGCGACGGCGTGGCGGTGCTGAAGGCCACGGCGGACGACTCGTTCCGGGTGCGCACGCTGGCGTTCGAGCTGGTGCCGCTCGCCTGTGACGACGCCCAGGCCCTGGAGGCGCTGCGCATGGCGCACGGCATGCGCCGGGAGCAGTCCCTGCTGCGCCAGCTGGTGCTGCGCAAGCGGCACGCGGTCATCGACGCGTACCTGGACGGGCTGGCGGAGCAGGGGGACAGCGCGGCGTTCGCGGACGCGGTGCCCCTGGCGTCGGAGCAGGGCCTGCGCCGGCACCTGGCGCGCGCGCTGGAGCGGCCCAGCCACCGGTTCTGGGCGCGGCTCGCGCGGTTCGCCCCGGAGGTGCTGGGCGAGTTGCTCCTCGGGTGGATGCGCGCGGTGCAGGGCGAGGCGGACCCGGTGACGCGGCAGTACGTGGACTGGGGCCTGGAGCGCCTGGCGGAGCAGGTGCCCGACGCGGCGGAAGCGTTGCTGGAGCTGATGCTGGCGCGTGGCATTCCCGCGAACCTGGGCGCGCTGCGGTGGCTGGTGCGGCACCGTCCCGCGCGCACGGTCGCCCTCCTGCGCCAGCATCCCAACATCCCCCTTCCGCACCTGCTGTTCGCGAAGGACGTGGGCTCGCTGGACGCGGAGACCCTGACGTGGCTCATCCAGCGCGACCCGAACCTGCTGGGCACCGCGAAGGACGTGCTGAAGAAGGTGGCGCAGCCCCTGCACCGGACCCTCACCGACGCCTGGTGCGCGGCGGTGGACGGCTCGCCCCATTGGGGCACGGAGCTGATGGCCCTCATCCAGGACGCGGGCGTGCGCGAGCGCGTCTTCCAGCGCTGGAGCGCGGCGATGCGCAACCACGACGGCGTCATCCCCGTGGGCTACCTGGAGCGCCTGCCCGTGGACCTGCGCGAGCGCGAGGCGCGGCGGCACCTGCACGAAGTGGTCGCGCTGGGCACCCGGGCCGAGTCGCGCGTCGTCTACGCGCGGCTCTTGCCCTGGGACGAGGCGCTGGGCGTGCTCCGGGGCGCGATGGGGCACCCCGACGCGGGCATGCGCGGCCTGGCGCTGGGCGCGGTGCTGGCCCTGCCCGGACTGCGTCCGGACGAGCCCGCGGGGGTGGCGCCCGCGCTGGCGCTGGTGCTGGCCCGGAAGAACGAACAGGACCCGGTGCGCGGGTCGATGTTGCAGGCCCTGAAGGGGTGGCCCCGGCGGATGTGGCGCGCCGAGCACACCGAGGCCCTGGGCCGCATCCTGCGGGACGCCCTGGACGCGGCGGACCTGTCGTCGGCGACGGCCGGGGCGGCGGAGGCGCTGCTCGTGCGGGCCTTCGGCGCGAACCCCGAGTGGGGCGCGCCGTGGCTGGGCACGTTCATCAAGGAGCGCGGCAGCCTGAATGACGCGGGGCTGGGCCACCGGCTGAAGGACGACGAGGTGCGCCGGGCCGCCCCCCATCTGTTGTCACTGGCGAAGGCCTGGGCGGAGCGCGAGCGCGGCTGGCCCCTGCTCCAACTGGCGCAGAGCCTGGGCAAGCGCGCGGCGCTGGTGCCCGGCCTGTCGGAGTGGCTGGTCTCCGTGCGGGACGTGACGCCGGATGGGCGGCTGTCGGTGGCGCTGACCCAGTGGCTGTCGAAGGAGGACCGGCCCCGCTTCGAGGCGACGCTCGCGGGCGCGCTGCGGCGCTGGAGGGACCGGGGCTGGGACGACGAGGTGGTCGCGGTGGCGCACCACGAGAAGCGCGACGTGCCCCTGCACCGGGAGCTGGTGGCGGAGCTGGAGCGGGTGGCGCTGCGGCTGGGCAAGCCGTCCGGGAACGCGCTGTGGATCCTGCGCTACCGCGCGTGGAAGGACTTCGACCGGGTGCTCCCCGCGCTGCTCAAGCGGGACGAGAGCGCCATCGCCATCCCCGTGGTGCGCGAGTACCTGCACCGGCGGCGGCAGGACCTGCTGGGGCCGTACCTGGGCGCGCCGGCCATCACCGGGCAGTTCGCCACGGGCGCGACGCATTGGATCCTCCCCTTCGACTCGGGCTTCTACCGGTGGACGGCGGAGCAGAACCGGACGTATTCGCGCGCGCTCTCCAAGCTGTGCGAGGACCCGGAGCGGGACACGCCCACGCTGCTGGCGGCGGTGACGCGGCTGGCCGCGCTGGACTGGGCGCCCATGGACCCGCTCCAGGCGCTGGCGGACGACAAGCGGCCCGCGGTGCAGGAGCGGGCCCTGCGGGTGCTGGCCCGGTGCGACCAGGGCCAGGGGGTGCCCACGCTGATTGAGTGCCTGGGGGATGCGCGCGCGCGCATCGCCATCTACGGCCTGCGCCGGGCGTTCAACGGCATGCCCCCCGCGCGGGTGCTGGCGCTGCTCGCGGAGGTGCCGCTCGCGAAGGTCACCGTCGCCAAGGAGGTGGTGCGGCTGCTGGGCGAGCTGCGCTCGGACGCAGCCTACGAACGGCTGTTGGAGCTGGACGCCCTGCCCCTGCACCGCGACGTGCGCATCGCGCTGCTGCGCGGGCTGTGGGACCACCTGGACCGCGAGCCCACGTGGGCCGTGTTCGAGCGGGCCGTCACGGGTGACGACGCCATCATGGCCTCGCGCGTGGGGGACATCCCCGCGGACCGGCTCACGGAGGCCCTGGACGCGCGACTGTCCGCGCTGCTGGCGAAGGTGCTGGCGCGCCCGGAGCCCGACGCGCGCATCGACCTCTTGCGGCGCGCGGCGTTCCTCCAGGTGCGGGACCGGGAGCGGGGCTTCCTGGCCGCGTGCGGCGCGCGACTGGCGTCCCCCTTCGATGACGAGGTGCGCGCGGCGATGGCGGCGCTCGTCCACCGCGCCGACGAACAGGACCAGCCGCTGATGGCCCGGATGCTGGAAGCGGTGGTGGACGACCGACGGGCGCTGAGCGTCGCGCTGGACTCACTGCTCCAGCCACGGGAGCGGATGCGCCCCGTGCCCCTGCGCGCGGTGCGGATGCTGGCCGAGGTCGTCCTCACGAAGGACCCGCGCCTGGCCGCGCTTCGCGTGCGCTGCGCGGCCATTGCCCTGGAGCCGTTGGAGTTCGCGAGCCACCTGGAGGCCCTGGGTCAGGAGGGCTGGCTGCACGCGGATGGACTGACGGCGGCCCAGGTGGCGCTGGCCCAGCTGCCGGTGGAGTCGATGGAGGCCGTGGGTGCGCGGCTGGGGAGCAGTCCCAGCCCGGAGGCGCGGCGGCTGGCGGTCCAGTGCCTGGTGCGCGACGCGAAGGAGGGGCGGGGTTGGACGCCGGAGCGGCTGGAGACGCTCACCGGGCTCCAGCGGGATGACTCGCCGCTCGTGGCCGGCGCCGCGCAGTTCGTGTTCCCGCCCAGGGAGCTGACAAGGGCGCCTGACGCGGAGTGAGGCACCTCCCCCCGCGCGGGCCTCGCTTCAGCTCAGCGAGCGCTCGAGCGGGTCCGTGTCCCTGACGGGTGCGCCGACGGAGGCGCCCCGCACGGCCTCGTCCGCGTACCGCTCCAGCGCCAGGGCCCGTTGGTCCACGGTGTGCTCGGCCAGCACCCGCTCACGGGCGCGCGCGCCCAGTTGGAGCCGGTCCGCCTCCGGCATCTCGCGCAGGTACAGCAGCACGTCCTTCGCCGTGCGCGCCACGAGGACCTCCTCCCCCAGCGAGAAGAGGTCCTCCAATCCCGGCCAGGGTTCGCACACCAGCGCCGCGCCGCACGCGGCGGCCTCGAACAGGTGGGGGCCCGGCGTGTGCTCCGCGCGGGAGAGGGCCAGCGTGAAGCGCTGTGCCGCGTGGAAGTCCGGGTGCTCCCGTGACGGAGGGGCCGCCTGCCGCGTCACGTTGGCGGGCCAGGCCGCGTCCACCACGGACATCCCTCCGGCGAGCACGAACCGCCCTTCGGCCCAGTCGCGCGCGGCGTCGAGCAGCAACCGCCCCAGCAGCGTCCGGCGCTCCGCCGAGGACGGCCCCAGGTGCCCCAGGTCCCACCGAGGCTCCCG
This region of Corallococcus soli genomic DNA includes:
- the dusB gene encoding tRNA dihydrouridine synthase DusB; amino-acid sequence: MPKLGPYTLPNPYILAPMAGVSERPFRVIAFRLGAALCPTELVSAQGLMRQNQRTLKYLRYDAQVEKPYSLQIFGGEPEAMALAAKVGQEAGAQIIDINMGCPVKKVVRNGAGSGLLCDVPRAAAVVRAIRDATGLPVTCKIRSGWDAQTLNYLQVAEALQEAGCAGLAIHPRTRAQGYSGRADWSHIADLKRHFPELPIIGNGDVKTVADAHRMLDSTGCDFVMIGRGALGNPWLFRELTGGPAATPEERCQLVLEHAQAHAEFFGDPVGAVRSFRRHLAWYAHGLKGAAHFRSEVNQLDSPQAVEDSVRRFFAGADTDPTAPLEEPEVDYRAALG
- a CDS encoding glycoside hydrolase family 1 protein, giving the protein MRTAPLTFPASFTFGVATSAYQVEGGIENDWSDWERRGKLKEPHVRCGRAVDHWHRYEEDYALAKAVGATAFRLSLEWARIEPERGRFDGQALEGYRERLLRLGAHGLRPVVTLHHFTHPTWFHAATPWHLPESLEAFRQYVRRCAPLLEGLDALVISFNEPMVLLLGGYLQGLMPPGITDGAKTMAALGNLVRAHAIAREELGQRLGRVELGISQNMLSFAPDRWWHPLDRSLVRLAAPAYNHAFHEALSTGHLRVFMPGVASTDVRIPEARDSVEFVGVNYYTRAHLRFMPRPPFMDFKYRDPQQRGLTDIGWEQRPEGFGQLLQEVKRYGKPVWVTENGIDDRQGTVRPEYIHAHLKQVLEARATGVDVQGYLYWSLLDNFEWLEGWGPRFGLYHVDFDTLERRPTPACDYFRAVATGRVLVPPSGASGSGASSSGDAQPSAAR
- a CDS encoding peroxiredoxin, with translation MLKQGDVAPEFTVKDHTGKAHSLSDYRGKNVVLWFYPKADTPGCTAEGCSFRDHKAQYEQKGTVILGISFDTPEENQAFAKKFDFNFPLLCDVDRKVGLAYGAADDASAANARRVGVVIGPDGRVKEWHAKVDARAFPQEALSRLQ
- a CDS encoding DUF1109 domain-containing protein, producing MTPECERVMDHLEGPLPPELASHVAGCEDCRALLGGFQALAPPPAVRAPPALPFNEVKLEETRRRSLTELAAAPRPTPWWRDVLVLLATYLGVGAVGLAVVGRNGLLLNSAPSLEVAGVALLIVTAVGGGAMLGLAPARRSWPLGWVALGAGVVALAQLLGRSGAQVRPLITGALGCMGTEVALSVVPLALALVLLCRSAYQPVRALAAGLSSAGVGLLVLHVHCPDGTADHLMLSHLLPWVALAGVAVFIRSRLPSRTYAP
- a CDS encoding site-2 protease family protein, with translation MFRFRLGSVPVHVHMSHLLFSAVLAYQSLPVPGRGSSAGWLGDRLSDPGAPGYGGAVAAYILSWMFIVFVSVLIHELGHAVAFRYFGYQPSVDLVFMGGVTRPNTDTPLPWHKDVVSSFAGPLAGLTLGVLCWVVLLQIRGRWEMADFFLSNFFFANMVWAVLNLLPVPPLDGGHISTALATRMFGRRGFIVSHVLALGLCVGLVLLSIKAGALFMGVLFAMFGFQAFRVLADVMRARSEDKEAEGPKALGLREAQQALREDRLDDAWRLGQQLLEGEGLSASLTSRTHYLLGWVALKQGQGRPALDHFSQVQGQPVEMHAVAAAFSLVGDDARAVGYWKQAWGESQDRTVMHEYAGALIRLGQVQEALRLPGVDPAAAFRCAERALFIRGAYSEAAAVGEAALNHAKDPGIAYDAACAFARAGNGTDAVRLLQRAQALGFQDADYAASDEDLVTLHGQPAFEAWLSQLRPSAAT
- a CDS encoding RNA polymerase sigma factor, encoding MPATPEGAGDSDEVLMERFCQGDAPAFDGLFQRYARPIQGYLARLTGSPSAAEDLAQLTFLSLVRARGRYQPGARVRPWLYAIATNAARDHARRHRRPEDLTPEGELPLTAVADTPEPRDAGLERTVHRALEQLPEGQRLPILMHRFEGMGFAEIAEVLGLTESAVKVRAHRGYARLRELLAPLHQETAE